A region of the Nocardia nova SH22a genome:
AAAAAATCGGTCCCTTGTCATCGGCCGAAGGTCTCGCCCACCGGATACCGGTTCGGATGGCCGGATCCGCCGAAACTGCGGCGGATCAGTATGTCGACCATGCGATTGCGGGCTACTCCCCTTCGCTGTCCGACTCAGCCTACCCTTACCGGCTCCCTTCGTAAAGTCGGTGTTGCCGAAATCGCAATGCGCACAATAAGTTTGGCCGTGCGACCGGAAAGTTTCGGGTACCCGTCGAAGTGGATTCGACAGGGCTGTGCGACCGAGCGGGGTGGCCCGGCGGGAATCAGGCGGCGAGCAGCATCGCCAGGACGGCGGTATCGGGATCGGAGATCGGATCCACGCCGACCCGGCTGACCATCGAGGTCACCGTGCCGTCGAGTTCGGCCTCCACCCACGCCGCCCGATGCGCCAGCCCCAGATGCGGAACACCCGGCAGCAGAACACATCCCGAGGCCGCCCCGACGCATTCCGGCAGCGACGGACTGGTCTCCGACGGCGGATGCAGCATCATCAGCGCGGGCGGCAGGTGCCCGGCGAATCTGCCCGGTTCCACGGCTTCCTCGCCCAGTACCGGCCCCTCGGCCATCACCAGTCCGACCGTGCCCGGCTGCGGATCGTCGGGCAGTTCCTCACGGGCGCCGAACACCGTCGAGGTGGACAGCAACCCGGGCAGACTGGCCACCCGCACCGCGAGTGCCAGCAACTGCGCCCATTCCTTCGTGGTATCGGGCCAGCGCCCGGAGATGACGAAACCACACAGCGTCCCCCGAGCCTGGAACGGCGTGACCCCGACCTGATTGTTCGCACGCATCGTATGCCTCCCGAACTACTCACCGGGGGCGGCCGCACGCCGAAATGAGCGAGCCCGTCCTCGACCTATCCTCGAGATAGGAGTACCCGAGAATGCCTCGAGAAATGTCTGGCACACAAGTACCAGAGAGTGCTAAGTCGCAGGTAACGCGCCTGAAACACGAAACCGGGCCCGCAGATCCTGTCTGCGAGCCCGGCGGTGACAGCTGTCTCAGCCGAAGATCAGGCCCTTGCCCTGGGCGACGGCCTTGGCGAACCGGTCCTGCACGTCGGCCCAGTTGACGACGTTCCAGAACGCCTTCACGTAGTCGGCCTTGACGTTCTTGTACTGCAGGTAGAAGGCGTGCTCCCACATGTCGACCTGCAGCAGCGGGATGATGCCGAGCGGCACGTTGGCCTGCTGGTCGTACAGCTGGAAGGTCAGCAGCTTCTGGCCGAGGGTGTCGTAACCCAGGACGGCCCAGCCGGAGCCCTGCAGACCGTTGGCGGCAGCGGTGAACTGCGCGCGGAACTTGTCGAACGAGCCGAACTGGTCGTCGATGGCCGCGGCCAGCTCGCCGACCGGCTTGTCGCCACCGTTGGGGGACAGGTTCTTCCACCAGATGGAGTGGTTGACGTGACCACCCAGGTGGAACGCGAGGTTCTTCTCGTTCAGGAAGATCGCGCCGTGGTCGCCGGCCTCGCGAGCGGCTTCCAGCTTCTCGAGTGCCGTGTTGACACCCGCGACATAGGCGGCGTGATGCTTCGAGTGGTGGATCTCGTTGATCTGCCCGGAGATGTGAGGCTCCAAGGCGCCGTAGTCGTAATCCAGATCTGGCAGCGTGTACTCAGCCACGATGTCCCTTCCTCATGATGTCGGCGCGTGTACCCGGTGTTGTCGAGCACACCAACCTTCATTCGTACACCCGCTCGATGCAACCGGGTCCGGTCCACCCTAGATTCCCACGGCGCCGAAATACCTGCGCGGCCAGGATGCGGGCGGGCCTGCCCGAGTAATGCCCAGGCTCCGAGATTTATTCACGCTGAACGCATATCCGCCTACATCGGGGGCGCCACATCGGGCAGCATCGTGCGCGGATCGCAGGAGTCGTGCGCCTTCCACCAGCGCCGGGCGCCGGCCACGAATTCGTCGACGCCGAGCAGGGTTCCGGCGGCGGTCTCGACGGTGAGCTCCTCGAACCAGATCCGCACATCCAGTTCGCGCGGATCGGTGCCCTCCTGCTGGGAGAACTCGAGGACGTGCCCCACCGGATGATCGCCGATCGTGGTGTCGAAACTCAGCAGTTCCCGCCACAGGGCCCAGCCGCTGTCGTCGACGTCGATGAAATCCCAGCCGTGCATCGCGCTGCCGCCGAAGCCCGCGATGGCGTCGCCGAGGGTGTCGAGGGTGAGGGGGAAGATGTGCGGTTCCAGATCGTCCCAGCGCTGCTGGCGCAGGGAGGCCGCGACCCGGCTGACCCCGGACAGCGTCAGCAGGACCCGGTTGTCGGCGGATTTCCCGTCGCCGGGGAGGGTGAGTACCTCCAGTTCGATTCGCAGTCGTGCGTCCGCGGCGTCGACCG
Encoded here:
- a CDS encoding superoxide dismutase, with product MAEYTLPDLDYDYGALEPHISGQINEIHHSKHHAAYVAGVNTALEKLEAAREAGDHGAIFLNEKNLAFHLGGHVNHSIWWKNLSPNGGDKPVGELAAAIDDQFGSFDKFRAQFTAAANGLQGSGWAVLGYDTLGQKLLTFQLYDQQANVPLGIIPLLQVDMWEHAFYLQYKNVKADYVKAFWNVVNWADVQDRFAKAVAQGKGLIFG